A DNA window from Calliphora vicina chromosome 1, idCalVici1.1, whole genome shotgun sequence contains the following coding sequences:
- the LOC135950596 gene encoding uncharacterized protein LOC135950596 yields the protein MVAENSNATVINVTNSSTDNINSIRTGDENQLSSMLKNTGAIPKNTGAIPKNNQSIVKNTGKILTGMDRYITITKRKSSPRTSKLEPNPKQAKKNPVSQNRFAILANQESEKTPAKPVTDYKPPPLYLREPSTNVLVNKLSQLVGKENFHVVSLRIGNIQEAKTQTYSEKISE from the coding sequence ATGGTTGCTGAAAATAGTAATGCTACTGTGATCAATGTCACAAATAGTAGTACTGATAATATTAACTCTATAAGAACCGGTGATGAAAACCAATTAAGTTCAATGCTGAAAAATACTGGCGCCATACCAAAAAATACTGGTGCCAtaccaaaaaataatcaaagtaTAGTGAAAAACACGGGAAAAATCCTAACAGGTATGGACCGTTACATCACTATAACTAAACGCAAGTCCAGTCCTAGGACATCAAAATTGGAACCAAATCCAAAACAGGCAAAGAAAAATCCGGTAAGTCAAAATCGTTTCGCAATTCTTGCCAATCAAGAAAGTGAAAAAACACCCGCAAAGCCTGTAACAGACTACAAGCCACCTCCCCTATATTTGCGCGAACCCTCTACAaatgttttggtgaacaaattgtCCCAACTTGTAGGTAAGGAGAATTTCCACGTGGTCTCTCTGCGTATAGGAAATATACAAGAGGCAAAGACACAAACCTACTcggaaaaaatttcagaatag